The sequence below is a genomic window from bacterium.
CTTGGCAAAACTATTTCGAGAGCAAGGGCTATAAGACACTGGCCCCGCCCCATCCCCACAAGGACGGCGATCCGGCCGAGCTGCGGCGGCAACATCCCCATTCGCCGATCGCCCAAAACCGCTTAGCCGCGGTGATTGACCATTATGCGGATGTGATAAGGTCTTTGCCCGAAAAGCCGATCCTGATCGGCCACTCCTTGGGCGGCTGCATCACCCAAGTCTTGGTCAATCGCGACTTGGCGGCGGCCGGCGTTGCCATCCACTCGATTCCGCCGCTCGGCGTTTTTCCCTACGAGTTTTCTTTTCTCAAGGCTGGCTGGCGGGCGCTGGGCTATTTGACCTCGACCAAGGAGGACTACTTGATGTCCTTCGAGACCTGGCAATACGCCTTCACCAATGGCATGCCGCTCGAGGAGCAAAGGAAGGCCTATGAGGCGAACGCGATCCCCGAATCGAAGCTGGTGGCCCGAGATGGCCTGACCGATGCCGCGAAGGTCGACTACGACAAGC
It includes:
- a CDS encoding alpha/beta hydrolase; protein product: MENIQSKHVVFVTGAFVTNRGWEPWQNYFESKGYKTLAPPHPHKDGDPAELRRQHPHSPIAQNRLAAVIDHYADVIRSLPEKPILIGHSLGGCITQVLVNRDLAAAGVAIHSIPPLGVFPYEFSFLKAGWRALGYLTSTKEDYLMSFETWQYAFTNGMPLEEQRKAYEANAIPESKLVARDGLTDAAKVDYDKPHVPLLLIGGSADTIAPAHLNRRNFAKYKKNGSVIEYKEFPGKNHFVLGLPTWHEEADYVLNWLNTH